The Sandaracinaceae bacterium genome contains a region encoding:
- a CDS encoding D-glycerate dehydrogenase, with protein MPTLVLSRDLPFGASFDLRQATKGLDVRTVAHGRSAERDELLHACRDADALVTMLSDRIDAEFMAACPQLRVIANYAVGYDNLDLHAAARTGIVLTNTPDVLTEATADIAFALVLGVARRVREGERLLRAGEFHGWRSDMLLGTELHGRVFGLIGMGRIGAATARRARGFGMRVHYCNRNPVSTELTAELGATRRSLDELLAEADVLSVHCPLTPETHHLLNAARLAQLKPGAILINTARGPVVDEAALVDALERGALRGAGLDVYEHEPRVHPGLLHRDDVMLLPHLGSATTETRAVMAELALRNCVAVLQGRPPETPITLPTRVA; from the coding sequence ATGCCGACCCTCGTGCTCTCACGTGACCTGCCCTTTGGGGCCAGCTTCGACCTCCGGCAAGCCACCAAGGGGCTGGACGTGCGGACGGTGGCCCACGGCCGTTCGGCCGAGCGCGACGAGCTGCTACACGCCTGCCGAGACGCCGACGCGCTCGTGACCATGCTCTCCGATCGCATCGACGCGGAGTTCATGGCGGCCTGTCCACAGCTGCGGGTCATCGCGAATTACGCCGTGGGCTACGACAACCTGGACCTGCACGCAGCCGCCCGCACCGGAATCGTGTTGACCAACACGCCCGACGTCCTGACCGAGGCCACGGCCGACATCGCGTTCGCGTTGGTGCTCGGGGTGGCGCGGCGCGTCCGGGAGGGCGAGCGCCTGCTGCGGGCGGGCGAGTTCCACGGCTGGCGCTCGGACATGCTGCTGGGGACCGAGCTGCACGGTCGTGTGTTCGGGCTGATCGGGATGGGGCGCATCGGGGCCGCCACGGCGCGGCGCGCGCGGGGCTTCGGTATGCGTGTTCACTATTGCAATCGAAACCCGGTGTCGACGGAGCTGACGGCCGAGCTGGGGGCGACGAGGCGCAGCCTGGACGAGCTGCTGGCCGAAGCGGACGTGCTGAGCGTGCACTGCCCGCTGACACCCGAGACGCACCACCTGCTGAACGCGGCGCGCCTCGCGCAACTGAAGCCCGGCGCCATCCTGATCAACACGGCGCGCGGTCCCGTCGTGGACGAGGCTGCCCTGGTGGACGCCCTCGAGCGCGGAGCTCTGCGAGGGGCGGGCCTGGACGTGTACGAGCACGAGCCACGTGTGCACCCTGGGCTGCTCCACCGGGACGACGTGATGCTGCTGCCTCACCTCGGGAGCGCCACCACCGAGACGCGCGCGGTCATGGCAGAGCTCGCCCTGCGCAATTGCGTCGCGGTGCTGCAGGGACGCCCGCCGGAGACACCCATCACGCTCCCCACGCGGGTGGCATAG
- a CDS encoding cation transporter, protein MSAHGHGHGHGHGHGGGHGHGHGGEGGAIGTAFWLNFAFTIIEFVGGFAFNSVAILSDAVHDLGDTLAIGLGWWLGRASEREASPTYTYGYQRLSVLAAVINAMVLIGGSVYLMAEAVPRLFEPQMPYAPGMLGLSVLGVLVNGAGVLRLSRAESLNANMIRWHLLEDTLGWVAVLVVSLVLLVWPVPVLDPILSIAFTAFILFNVLRNLWAAVRVFLQAAPAGIDLEQLVTRLRALDAVHDVHHVHVWTLDGQQHVFSAHIELVDERPVAQLRALKGELQEIVGGFGFAKSTIEFEWPEEPCRDAARAAAH, encoded by the coding sequence ATGTCGGCTCACGGACACGGACACGGCCACGGGCATGGACACGGAGGCGGCCACGGACATGGGCACGGCGGTGAGGGGGGCGCCATCGGTACCGCGTTCTGGCTGAACTTCGCGTTCACCATCATCGAGTTCGTGGGTGGATTCGCGTTCAACAGCGTCGCGATCCTGTCCGACGCGGTGCACGACCTGGGGGACACGCTGGCCATCGGGCTCGGCTGGTGGCTCGGCCGCGCGAGTGAGCGGGAGGCCAGCCCGACGTACACCTATGGGTACCAGCGCCTCTCCGTGCTGGCGGCCGTCATCAACGCGATGGTGCTGATCGGCGGCTCGGTGTACCTCATGGCCGAGGCTGTGCCGCGCCTGTTCGAGCCACAGATGCCCTACGCGCCCGGCATGTTGGGCCTGTCCGTGCTGGGCGTGCTGGTGAACGGCGCGGGGGTGCTGCGCCTCTCACGCGCCGAGTCCCTGAACGCCAACATGATCCGCTGGCACCTGCTCGAGGACACGTTGGGCTGGGTGGCGGTGCTGGTGGTCTCGCTCGTCCTCTTGGTGTGGCCCGTGCCGGTGCTGGACCCCATCCTCTCCATCGCGTTCACGGCGTTCATCTTGTTCAACGTGCTACGCAACCTGTGGGCGGCGGTGCGCGTGTTCCTGCAGGCCGCGCCCGCCGGCATCGACCTCGAGCAGCTGGTGACTCGTCTGCGCGCCCTCGACGCCGTGCACGACGTGCACCACGTGCACGTGTGGACGCTCGATGGTCAGCAGCACGTCTTCAGCGCGCACATCGAGCTGGTGGACGAGCGGCCCGTGGCGCAGCTGCGCGCGCTCAAGGGCGAGCTGCAAGAGATCGTGGGTGGCTTCGGGTTCGCCAAGTCCACCATCGAGTTCGAGTGGCCCGAGGAGCCCTGCCGGGACGCAGCCCGCGCCGCCGCCCATTGA
- a CDS encoding MaoC family dehydratase N-terminal domain-containing protein: MALDPSALGFTTDPLLHEYTWQDVVLYNLGIGARRDGELHLLWEGADKRGPQVFPTYAVIPAWPAMLKLFDAVGGDMLGIVHGAQSITVHKPFAPSGRVFTVGKVAGVYDLKRLAQTTFVSETRDEAGELLCETSWDIIFRLDGGFGGEKPPKAEKVRPPERDADFVVEETTQNEQALLYRLTGDHNPLHADPAIGEKAGFGLPILHGLCTFGHVARHVVNAACGGDASRLSRLEGQFRKPVWPGDTLVTSGWQEDDHVVIEMRTTQRPDDAPFSNARAFLKPV, translated from the coding sequence ATGGCCCTCGACCCCAGCGCCCTCGGCTTCACCACGGACCCCCTGCTGCACGAGTACACCTGGCAGGACGTGGTGCTCTACAACCTCGGCATCGGGGCGCGGCGCGACGGCGAGCTGCACCTGCTGTGGGAGGGCGCGGACAAGCGGGGCCCCCAGGTGTTCCCGACCTACGCCGTGATCCCGGCCTGGCCCGCCATGCTGAAGCTCTTCGACGCGGTCGGGGGGGACATGCTGGGCATCGTGCACGGGGCCCAGAGCATCACGGTGCACAAGCCCTTCGCGCCTTCCGGCCGCGTCTTCACGGTGGGTAAGGTGGCGGGCGTGTACGACCTGAAGCGCCTGGCGCAGACCACGTTCGTGAGCGAGACGCGCGACGAGGCGGGCGAGCTCCTGTGCGAGACCTCGTGGGACATCATCTTCCGCTTGGACGGTGGCTTCGGCGGTGAGAAGCCGCCCAAGGCCGAGAAGGTGCGCCCGCCCGAGCGCGACGCGGACTTCGTGGTGGAAGAGACGACGCAGAACGAGCAGGCCTTGCTGTACCGCCTCACGGGCGACCACAACCCGCTCCACGCGGACCCCGCCATTGGGGAGAAGGCGGGCTTCGGGCTGCCCATCCTGCACGGCCTGTGCACGTTCGGGCACGTGGCTCGGCACGTCGTGAACGCGGCCTGCGGCGGCGACGCATCGCGCTTGTCACGCCTGGAGGGGCAGTTCCGCAAGCCGGTGTGGCCTGGGGACACACTGGTCACCAGCGGGTGGCAAGAGGATGACCATGTGGTCATCGAAATGCGGACGACTCAGCGACCAGACGACGCGCCGTTCAGCAACGCCCGCGCGTTTCTGAAGCCCGTGTGA
- a CDS encoding 2-isopropylmalate synthase, whose product MSDDQDLIYNWNGSERDLAAGVLLHDETLRDGIQDPAVVDPSVADKIEMVRGMDAVGIHSVDLGIPSAGRRAFAHALELANDIVAEGLRIKPACAGRTLIGDLEPIARLSQKAGVAVEVMTFIGASPIRQAAEQWSESAILSRSVEAIDFAVREGLPVTFVTEDTTRSHPDLLANLFKAAIDTGASRLCLCDTVGHATPNGVRSLVRFTRDIVAQHGADVRVDWHGHNDRGLALANSLEAIAAGADRIHGCWLGIGERVGNASLDQLWLNLAMMQGTLDNGADLRALRDLCERVSDATRTPIPADYPLLGANAFKTGTGVHASAILKATSRGDRALADRVYSSVPASLLGRRQEVVIGPMSGLSNVRFWLRQAGQPDTPGLAEAVLEAAKQSDRNLSDSEVRHIVETVLRGAAQ is encoded by the coding sequence ATGAGTGACGACCAAGACCTGATCTACAACTGGAACGGCAGCGAACGCGACCTGGCCGCAGGCGTGTTGCTGCACGACGAGACGTTGCGCGACGGCATTCAGGATCCGGCCGTGGTGGATCCATCCGTCGCGGACAAAATCGAGATGGTGCGCGGCATGGACGCCGTGGGCATCCACTCCGTGGACCTGGGCATCCCCAGCGCGGGACGTCGTGCGTTCGCGCACGCGCTCGAGCTGGCCAACGACATCGTGGCCGAGGGGCTGCGCATCAAGCCTGCTTGCGCAGGTCGGACGCTGATCGGGGACCTGGAGCCGATCGCGCGCCTGAGCCAGAAGGCCGGTGTCGCGGTGGAGGTCATGACCTTCATCGGCGCGTCACCGATCCGCCAGGCTGCCGAGCAGTGGTCCGAGAGCGCCATCCTGTCGCGCTCGGTGGAGGCCATCGACTTCGCGGTGCGTGAGGGCCTGCCGGTCACGTTCGTGACCGAGGACACCACACGCTCGCACCCGGACCTCCTCGCCAATCTGTTCAAGGCCGCCATCGACACGGGAGCGTCGCGCCTGTGCCTGTGCGACACGGTGGGTCACGCCACCCCGAACGGCGTGCGCTCGTTGGTGCGCTTCACACGCGACATCGTGGCGCAGCACGGCGCGGACGTACGGGTGGACTGGCACGGACACAACGACCGCGGGCTCGCGCTGGCCAACAGCCTCGAGGCCATCGCGGCGGGGGCGGACCGCATCCACGGCTGCTGGCTGGGCATCGGCGAGCGCGTCGGGAACGCGTCGCTGGACCAGCTCTGGCTGAACCTGGCGATGATGCAAGGCACCTTGGACAACGGGGCCGACCTGCGCGCGCTACGCGACCTGTGCGAACGCGTGTCCGACGCGACGCGCACCCCGATTCCGGCGGACTACCCACTGCTTGGCGCGAACGCGTTCAAGACCGGCACGGGGGTTCATGCCTCGGCCATCCTCAAGGCCACCAGCCGCGGCGACCGCGCCCTGGCCGACCGGGTCTACTCGAGCGTGCCCGCCAGCCTGCTGGGGCGTCGCCAAGAGGTGGTCATCGGCCCCATGAGCGGGTTGAGCAACGTGCGCTTCTGGCTGCGACAGGCAGGCCAGCCGGACACGCCGGGCCTCGCGGAGGCCGTGCTCGAGGCCGCCAAGCAGAGCGACCGCAACCTGAGCGACAGCGAGGTGCGGCACATCGTCGAGACCGTGCTGCGCGGCGCGGCGCAGTAG
- a CDS encoding L,D-transpeptidase family protein gives MSVALLLLACAAVTRALVVEAQASTPTPMPPGARVDRLLVRKADRTLQAFSGDRLVATFRAAMGRGGLGPKRMEGDGRTPEGQYRIDSRHHSREFHRFLHVSYPNREDRARYRAGRRDGTIPAGTGIGGDIGVHGTPSWAALIPFSREVGWTEGCIAIASNEAQQLYEAVVPDAPIEILP, from the coding sequence ATGTCCGTCGCGCTGCTGCTGCTCGCGTGCGCCGCAGTCACCCGCGCGCTCGTCGTCGAGGCACAGGCCAGCACACCCACGCCGATGCCGCCGGGCGCGCGCGTCGACCGTCTGCTCGTCCGCAAGGCGGACCGCACGCTGCAGGCGTTCTCTGGCGACAGGTTGGTCGCCACGTTTCGCGCCGCCATGGGGCGCGGCGGTCTCGGACCCAAGCGAATGGAGGGGGACGGTCGTACGCCCGAGGGCCAGTACCGCATCGACAGCCGCCACCACAGCCGCGAGTTCCACCGCTTCCTGCACGTGTCCTATCCCAACCGCGAAGACCGCGCCCGCTATCGTGCTGGACGCCGAGACGGCACCATCCCTGCGGGCACCGGAATCGGAGGCGACATCGGTGTGCACGGCACCCCGAGCTGGGCCGCGCTCATCCCCTTCAGCCGCGAGGTTGGCTGGACCGAGGGCTGCATCGCCATCGCGTCCAACGAGGCGCAGCAGCTCTACGAAGCGGTCGTCCCGGACGCGCCGATCGAGATCCTCCCGTAG
- a CDS encoding HAMP domain-containing histidine kinase, with product MRVAWKLAAGMTCGVGVVLAAQGVFHAYRLADLQESELSDDELILSGTLATAVEDIWATSGLSGAQDFLGRVREDWPRSRIQLRTREEVDPRAPLPEAAEITTFQRGELWFVSAAAPVRIHDETVAVLEVSRDLTQDVVYAGNALRQQLLLAMVGALFAGLGSLWLWLRLLGRPLRDLTALAQRVAEGDYSQRSALRRRDDVGKLAQAFDEMSEKLERARMRVKAERRARTQTLEELRHADRLTLVGRLASSIAHELGTPLNVVSGRAMMIATDEALPAEARENGEIIGQQAQHMAGLIRDLLNLSRKKQVAREAQPVRDVVDSAVGLVVPICDDRDVSVTIVGRTDLLAEIHRGKIMQVLTNLMMNATQAMPDGGTISVGIERVEVEDPRDRHASAGTYVCISVTDEGVGIEGDSLEQVFEPFFTTKREGEGTGLGLTVCHGIVREHGGFLDVASEVGRGTTFFVYLPMFEETP from the coding sequence ATGCGCGTTGCCTGGAAGTTGGCCGCAGGTATGACCTGCGGAGTCGGAGTGGTGCTCGCCGCACAGGGTGTGTTCCACGCCTATCGCCTGGCCGATCTCCAGGAGAGCGAGCTCAGCGACGACGAGCTGATCCTCAGCGGGACGCTCGCGACGGCTGTCGAAGACATCTGGGCGACGTCGGGGTTGAGCGGAGCCCAGGACTTCCTGGGTCGCGTCCGCGAAGACTGGCCGCGCTCCCGCATCCAGCTGCGCACCCGCGAGGAGGTCGATCCGCGCGCGCCCCTGCCCGAGGCGGCCGAGATCACCACCTTCCAGCGCGGCGAGCTGTGGTTCGTGAGCGCGGCAGCACCCGTCCGCATCCACGACGAGACCGTCGCAGTGCTGGAGGTCAGCCGCGACCTGACGCAGGACGTCGTGTACGCCGGGAACGCGCTGCGCCAGCAGCTGCTCCTGGCCATGGTGGGGGCCCTCTTCGCGGGGCTCGGCTCGCTGTGGCTGTGGCTGCGTCTGCTGGGCCGTCCACTGCGGGATCTGACGGCGCTGGCGCAGCGGGTGGCGGAGGGCGACTACTCGCAGCGCTCCGCGCTGCGACGCCGCGACGACGTGGGGAAGCTCGCGCAGGCGTTCGACGAGATGAGCGAGAAGCTCGAGCGCGCGCGGATGCGCGTGAAGGCCGAGCGACGCGCGCGGACGCAGACGCTGGAAGAGCTGCGACACGCCGACCGCTTGACGTTGGTGGGGCGCTTGGCCTCCAGCATCGCCCATGAGCTCGGGACGCCGCTCAACGTGGTGTCGGGGCGCGCCATGATGATCGCCACGGACGAAGCGCTGCCCGCCGAGGCGCGCGAGAACGGGGAGATCATCGGGCAACAGGCGCAGCACATGGCCGGGCTCATCCGTGACCTGCTCAACCTGTCGCGCAAGAAACAGGTGGCGCGCGAGGCACAGCCGGTGCGTGACGTGGTCGACAGCGCCGTCGGCCTGGTGGTGCCCATCTGCGACGACCGTGATGTGTCGGTGACCATCGTGGGACGCACTGATCTGCTGGCGGAGATCCACCGCGGCAAGATCATGCAGGTGCTGACCAACCTCATGATGAACGCGACGCAGGCCATGCCCGACGGGGGGACCATCTCCGTGGGGATCGAGCGCGTCGAGGTGGAGGACCCCCGCGACCGCCACGCATCCGCAGGGACCTACGTGTGTATATCCGTCACGGACGAAGGCGTGGGCATCGAGGGCGACAGCCTGGAGCAGGTGTTCGAGCCGTTCTTCACGACCAAGCGCGAGGGCGAGGGTACGGGCCTCGGCCTCACGGTCTGCCACGGCATCGTGCGCGAGCACGGCGGCTTCCTCGACGTGGCGAGCGAGGTCGGGCGGGGGACGACCTTCTTCGTGTACCTTCCCATGTTCGAGGAGACTCCATGA
- a CDS encoding sigma-54-dependent Fis family transcriptional regulator yields the protein MRVLAVDDEQSMCELMAAALQKQGIEVAWETSAEAALRSLAERDFDAVIADLNLERDGAGLELCAYVRENQPDTPVVVITGFGDMQAAIAALRAGAHDFINKPVDMSMLAHTLRRAAEHRALRAEVKRLQEEVKRSRGAGALVGTSPPMLKLYDLIQRVASADASVLICGESGTGKELVARALHTESQRRELPFVAINCAAVPANLLESELFGHVKGAFTDARTARRGLFAEADGGTVLLDEVGEMPLEMQSKLLRVLQERTVRPVGGNAEVPFDARVLAATNRDLETEVEEGRFREDLYYRLNVVQLHVPPLRVRGNDILVLAQELVERAATRAGKAVRGVSSEAARKLLDYDWPGNVRQLENCIERAVTLTRFDQITPADLPERVVDYVPDRISLGDVDLEHMLTLEALERRYIERVLRVSQGNKALAARTLGLDRRTLYRKLSRYAADDEGPDAS from the coding sequence ATGAGAGTACTGGCGGTCGACGACGAGCAGAGCATGTGCGAGCTGATGGCCGCCGCGCTCCAGAAACAAGGCATCGAAGTCGCGTGGGAGACCTCGGCCGAGGCAGCGCTACGGTCGCTCGCCGAGCGGGACTTCGATGCGGTCATCGCGGACCTGAACCTGGAGCGTGACGGCGCAGGCCTCGAGCTGTGCGCCTACGTGCGTGAGAACCAACCCGACACGCCCGTGGTGGTGATCACGGGCTTCGGGGACATGCAGGCCGCCATTGCGGCGCTGCGCGCAGGCGCGCACGACTTCATCAACAAGCCAGTGGACATGAGCATGCTGGCGCACACGCTGCGGCGCGCGGCCGAGCACCGCGCCCTGCGTGCCGAGGTCAAGCGCCTGCAGGAGGAGGTGAAGCGGTCACGCGGCGCCGGCGCGCTGGTGGGGACCAGCCCACCCATGCTGAAGCTGTACGACCTCATCCAGCGGGTCGCGAGCGCGGACGCGTCCGTGCTCATCTGCGGCGAGAGCGGGACGGGCAAGGAGCTGGTGGCACGCGCGCTGCACACCGAGAGCCAGCGCCGGGAGCTCCCGTTCGTGGCCATCAACTGCGCGGCGGTGCCGGCGAACCTGCTGGAGAGCGAGCTGTTCGGTCACGTGAAGGGCGCGTTCACCGACGCCCGCACGGCGCGACGCGGTCTCTTCGCGGAGGCAGACGGCGGGACCGTGCTGCTGGACGAGGTGGGCGAGATGCCCCTCGAGATGCAGTCGAAGCTGCTGCGCGTGCTGCAAGAGCGCACGGTGAGGCCCGTGGGTGGCAACGCGGAGGTGCCCTTCGACGCGCGCGTGTTGGCCGCCACCAACCGTGACCTCGAGACCGAGGTGGAGGAGGGGCGCTTCCGCGAGGATCTCTATTACCGCCTGAACGTGGTGCAGCTGCACGTGCCACCGCTGCGCGTCCGTGGGAACGACATCCTGGTGCTGGCGCAGGAGCTGGTGGAGCGGGCCGCGACGCGTGCCGGCAAGGCCGTGCGCGGCGTCTCGAGCGAGGCAGCCCGCAAGCTGCTGGACTACGACTGGCCCGGGAACGTGCGCCAGCTCGAGAACTGCATCGAGCGCGCGGTGACGCTGACGCGCTTCGACCAGATCACGCCCGCGGACCTACCCGAGCGTGTGGTGGACTACGTGCCGGACCGCATCAGCCTCGGGGACGTGGACCTCGAGCACATGTTGACGCTGGAGGCGCTGGAGCGCCGCTACATCGAGCGGGTGCTGCGCGTGTCGCAGGGCAACAAGGCGCTCGCGGCGCGCACCCTGGGCCTCGATCGCCGTACGCTGTATCGGAAGCTCTCGCGCTACGCGGCCGACGACGAGGGCCCCGACGCGAGCTGA
- a CDS encoding response regulator, whose amino-acid sequence MSDTARVLLAEDDDAMRVMLCTVLARSGFEVTPCENGRAMLRELERAEREGHAPDVIVSDVCMPGASGLDVAHASRRVLPEVPLILITAFGDDHTHERAKALGAMAVLNKPFDLRDFRRLVQDAVAATRPRERGEA is encoded by the coding sequence GTGAGTGATACCGCCCGAGTCCTGCTAGCCGAAGACGATGACGCGATGCGTGTGATGCTGTGCACGGTGCTCGCGCGCAGCGGCTTCGAGGTGACCCCCTGCGAGAATGGCCGCGCCATGCTCCGCGAGCTCGAGCGCGCGGAGCGCGAGGGGCACGCCCCCGACGTGATCGTGAGCGACGTGTGTATGCCCGGCGCGAGCGGCCTCGACGTAGCGCACGCGTCGCGGCGGGTCCTCCCCGAGGTACCGCTGATCCTGATCACAGCGTTCGGTGACGACCACACCCACGAGCGCGCCAAGGCGCTGGGGGCCATGGCCGTGCTCAACAAGCCGTTCGACCTACGCGACTTTCGGCGGCTCGTGCAAGACGCCGTGGCGGCGACGCGCCCGCGCGAGCGTGGCGAGGCATGA
- a CDS encoding acetyl-CoA carboxylase carboxyltransferase subunit, producing MSEAPHVAPILTNPLAPPPEADEKSQGPYDDALAMGQELRDKPRSAPTRVQVGTQHGKGRMTVWERIDTLKDAGDEPTILFQNWGKNLDGASIVTGVAKVNGRDTAFYGHDFTLRAGSMDATNGRKLANVMRLAGERGIPLVGMNDSAGAYVPAGIGGLDGYAEAFTALRKISGRVPSVMCMFGFNAGGGAYLPRQGSFVIQPEDTFFGLTGPGVVKSVLGEDVTPDELGGPGVHGQSGVSDLTVSDEVGALRTARRLLSYLPSSNEVAPPFQATSDALDRPTQEIETLLRKAFNSPTGFNTPIDVSILIQQICDHGDYFEIQPQRARNTITAFGRLGGHVVGIVANNSAVSSGQIDVAAALKNARFIRFCNIYNIPVIFMEDTTGFLPGRDQEMAGIVQAGRAMLDSIIDLRTPRLLMIIRNAFGGAYAAFNCYATGADHVIALPTTRVAVMGPAGKEFVYKDQLRAARAKVPALVQEGIAAGKSETDAKAAADAWLKETEASFNAQYERELMNPKEALSLGSISEIVMPRELRANLIKSLNFYLSTYKVGPMQSVQRESF from the coding sequence ATGTCCGAAGCACCCCACGTGGCGCCAATCCTGACGAACCCCCTGGCGCCTCCGCCTGAAGCCGACGAGAAGTCCCAAGGCCCGTACGACGACGCCTTGGCGATGGGCCAAGAGCTGCGCGACAAGCCACGCAGCGCGCCCACGCGCGTGCAGGTGGGGACGCAGCACGGCAAGGGGCGCATGACGGTCTGGGAGCGCATCGACACGCTCAAGGACGCGGGGGACGAGCCCACCATCCTGTTCCAGAACTGGGGCAAGAACCTGGACGGCGCGTCCATCGTCACGGGCGTGGCGAAGGTCAACGGGCGCGACACCGCGTTCTACGGCCACGACTTCACGCTGCGCGCGGGCTCGATGGACGCCACCAACGGGCGCAAGCTGGCGAACGTCATGCGCCTGGCGGGTGAGCGCGGCATCCCGCTCGTCGGCATGAACGACTCCGCTGGCGCTTACGTGCCCGCGGGCATCGGCGGCCTCGACGGCTACGCCGAGGCCTTCACCGCCCTGCGCAAGATCAGCGGCCGCGTGCCCAGCGTCATGTGCATGTTCGGCTTCAACGCGGGTGGCGGCGCGTACCTGCCGCGCCAGGGCAGCTTCGTGATCCAGCCCGAGGACACGTTCTTCGGCCTCACGGGCCCCGGCGTGGTCAAGAGCGTGCTCGGCGAGGACGTCACGCCGGACGAGCTCGGTGGCCCCGGCGTGCACGGGCAGAGCGGCGTGTCGGACCTGACCGTGTCCGACGAGGTGGGCGCACTGCGCACGGCGCGGCGCCTGCTGAGCTACCTGCCCAGCAGCAACGAGGTGGCGCCCCCCTTCCAGGCCACCAGCGACGCGCTCGACCGCCCCACGCAGGAGATCGAGACGCTGCTGCGCAAGGCGTTCAACTCGCCGACCGGGTTCAACACGCCGATCGACGTGAGCATCCTGATCCAGCAGATCTGCGACCACGGCGACTACTTCGAGATCCAGCCGCAGCGCGCCCGCAACACCATCACGGCGTTCGGCCGCCTGGGCGGGCACGTGGTGGGCATCGTCGCGAACAACAGCGCCGTGAGCAGCGGACAGATCGACGTGGCCGCGGCGCTCAAGAACGCGCGCTTCATCCGCTTCTGCAACATCTACAACATCCCCGTCATCTTCATGGAGGACACCACCGGCTTCCTCCCCGGCCGTGACCAGGAGATGGCCGGCATCGTGCAGGCGGGCCGCGCGATGCTCGACAGCATCATCGACCTGCGCACCCCGCGCCTCCTGATGATCATCCGCAACGCCTTCGGTGGCGCGTACGCCGCGTTCAACTGCTACGCGACGGGCGCCGACCACGTCATCGCGCTGCCCACCACGCGCGTGGCCGTCATGGGCCCCGCCGGCAAGGAGTTCGTCTACAAGGACCAGCTCCGCGCCGCGCGCGCCAAGGTGCCGGCGCTGGTGCAGGAGGGCATCGCCGCGGGCAAGAGCGAGACGGACGCGAAGGCGGCCGCCGACGCGTGGCTCAAGGAGACGGAGGCGAGCTTCAACGCCCAGTACGAGCGTGAGCTCATGAACCCCAAGGAGGCGCTCAGCCTCGGCTCCATCAGCGAGATCGTGATGCCGCGCGAGCTGCGCGCGAACCTCATCAAGAGCCTCAACTTCTACCTCAGCACCTACAAAGTCGGTCCCATGCAGTCCGTGCAGCGGGAGTCCTTCTGA